Proteins co-encoded in one Actinomadura luteofluorescens genomic window:
- a CDS encoding WD40 repeat domain-containing protein gives MIQRRQFLQTAAAAAVASGTPVLSPGLARASGRAPHEVEGTVTDLGPASVSTPLGNGEFVNGVLYAGTRGLSPNVVGAYDLAKDAVTAHVDIPTGIGVWAMCKVGTDVYVGTHSQSDLYRLDTLTGSAAKVGAYPYHFIWNLAASPDGKVFLAISEPGRVVEYDPASGASRDLGVTVEGEAYVRSIAADETTIYAGVGANAHLVTIDRATGAKRDILPAALAERDFVASLDISGTHLAGGISSNGEVLVMSKSDPADHRVITTSEKYIPSVLLHDGFVYFTGRPSGTLYRCSLDGGEVETLGMGAPEAATHRLLAHEGKVYGVQDGAVLVFDPATKALAYVSLVQRGFKAAPEQPMSVHSDGRRVYVGGKGGADIHDIATRSRTRLGIPGEPKTALTVRDRTYLGVYTQGLLYSHRPGDAEAKLLAKTGNQQDRPRDLAYDPSTDLIAMTTQPEPGQVNGALSLYSPRTGRFETHRPLVERQSLYAVTCRRGVAYIGTNIQEGLGLPPVTTTARLAAYDLRRRRLLWQVEPVPGAKVVPGIAHTERAVYGVTDTGVLFEFDLRRRKVTRTVKVGTRGSDLHIVGGSAYTTDGQAVYKIDLAALAVETIAGGLAGEWFGGEPKLALDPSRRALYGVKGRNLVRIAITG, from the coding sequence GTGATCCAGCGTCGCCAGTTCCTCCAGACGGCCGCGGCGGCCGCCGTCGCGAGCGGTACCCCCGTCCTGTCCCCCGGGCTCGCGAGAGCCTCCGGCCGCGCCCCGCACGAGGTGGAGGGGACCGTCACCGATCTCGGCCCGGCCAGCGTCAGCACCCCGCTCGGCAACGGCGAGTTCGTGAACGGGGTGCTCTACGCCGGCACCCGCGGCCTGTCCCCCAACGTCGTCGGGGCCTACGACCTGGCCAAGGACGCCGTGACCGCCCACGTCGACATCCCGACCGGCATCGGCGTCTGGGCGATGTGCAAGGTCGGCACCGACGTCTACGTGGGCACGCACAGCCAGTCCGACCTCTACCGCCTCGACACCCTGACCGGCTCGGCGGCCAAGGTGGGCGCCTACCCCTACCACTTCATCTGGAACCTCGCCGCGTCCCCCGACGGCAAGGTCTTCCTGGCCATCTCCGAGCCGGGCCGCGTGGTGGAGTACGACCCGGCGAGCGGTGCGAGCCGCGACCTCGGCGTCACGGTCGAGGGCGAGGCGTACGTGCGCAGCATCGCCGCCGACGAGACGACGATCTACGCGGGCGTCGGCGCGAACGCCCACCTCGTGACGATCGACCGCGCCACCGGCGCCAAGCGCGACATCCTCCCGGCCGCGCTCGCCGAACGCGACTTCGTGGCCAGCCTCGACATCTCCGGCACCCACCTCGCGGGCGGCATCTCGTCCAACGGCGAGGTCCTGGTGATGTCCAAGAGCGACCCCGCCGACCACCGCGTCATCACCACGTCCGAGAAGTACATCCCGTCCGTGCTCCTCCACGACGGCTTCGTCTACTTCACCGGACGCCCCTCGGGCACGCTCTACCGCTGCTCGCTCGACGGCGGCGAGGTGGAGACGCTCGGCATGGGGGCGCCGGAGGCCGCCACGCACCGGCTGCTCGCGCACGAGGGGAAGGTGTACGGGGTCCAGGACGGCGCCGTTCTGGTGTTCGACCCGGCCACCAAGGCGCTGGCCTACGTCAGTCTCGTCCAGCGGGGGTTCAAGGCCGCGCCGGAGCAGCCGATGTCGGTGCATTCCGACGGCCGCCGCGTCTACGTGGGCGGCAAGGGCGGGGCCGACATCCACGACATCGCCACCAGGTCCCGCACGCGGCTGGGCATCCCCGGCGAGCCCAAGACCGCGCTGACCGTGCGCGATCGCACCTACCTCGGCGTCTACACGCAGGGCCTGCTCTACTCGCACCGGCCGGGCGACGCCGAGGCGAAGCTGCTCGCCAAGACGGGCAACCAGCAGGACCGGCCGCGCGACCTGGCCTACGACCCGTCGACGGACCTGATCGCGATGACGACCCAGCCGGAGCCGGGGCAGGTCAACGGGGCGCTGTCGCTCTACTCGCCGCGCACCGGAAGGTTCGAGACGCACCGGCCCCTGGTCGAGCGACAGAGCCTCTACGCGGTGACGTGCCGGCGCGGCGTCGCCTACATCGGCACCAACATCCAGGAGGGGCTCGGCCTGCCCCCCGTGACGACGACCGCCCGGCTCGCCGCGTACGACCTGCGGCGCCGCAGGCTGCTCTGGCAGGTGGAGCCGGTGCCCGGCGCGAAGGTCGTCCCCGGCATCGCGCACACCGAGCGGGCCGTCTACGGCGTCACCGACACCGGGGTGCTCTTCGAGTTCGACCTGCGCCGCCGGAAGGTGACCCGGACGGTGAAGGTCGGCACGCGCGGTTCCGACCTGCACATCGTGGGCGGCAGCGCGTACACGACGGACGGCCAGGCCGTCTACAAGATCGACCTGGCCGCCCTCGCCGTCGAGACGATCGCCGGCGGGCTGGCGGGCGAGTGGTTCGGCGGCGAGCCCAAGCTCGCCCTCGACCCCTCGCGCCGCGCGCTCTACGGGGTGAAGGGCCGCAACCTGGTCCGCATCGCGATCACTGGGTGA
- a CDS encoding M20/M25/M40 family metallo-hydrolase — protein MLGLAEYHGERIRAGARRLSFAVTHHSGLTSYNVLAERKATLPNPTGKAVIVSAHYDSVPGSPGANDDGSGTVLCLELARVLKRLPTQQAVRVCLWGSEEYGLVGARHYVKQLDEAGVGRITGCFQNDMVATSHPPAGTYWLLSVDGADNTTTAAVNAAAHRLGYTDQTKGPTARGSSDHEAFFERGIPAGNFSWRGGEAPSQLEPFYHSPEDTIAQNVSLERLQVSLELIGCALYDVARRK, from the coding sequence GTGCTGGGCCTGGCCGAGTACCACGGCGAGCGGATCCGCGCGGGCGCCCGGCGACTGTCGTTCGCGGTCACCCACCACTCGGGGCTGACCTCGTACAACGTTCTGGCCGAGCGTAAGGCGACGCTGCCCAACCCCACCGGCAAGGCCGTCATCGTCAGCGCGCACTACGACAGCGTCCCCGGCTCACCGGGCGCCAACGACGACGGCAGCGGAACCGTGCTGTGCCTGGAACTGGCGCGCGTGCTGAAGCGGCTGCCGACCCAGCAGGCGGTCCGCGTCTGCCTGTGGGGCTCGGAGGAGTACGGCCTGGTCGGTGCCCGGCACTACGTGAAGCAGCTCGACGAGGCGGGCGTCGGGCGGATCACCGGCTGCTTCCAGAACGACATGGTCGCCACCAGCCATCCGCCCGCGGGCACGTACTGGCTGCTGTCCGTGGACGGCGCGGACAACACCACCACGGCCGCCGTGAACGCCGCCGCGCACCGGCTCGGCTACACCGACCAGACCAAGGGCCCCACCGCCCGAGGCTCCAGTGACCACGAGGCCTTCTTCGAGCGCGGAATCCCGGCGGGCAACTTCAGTTGGCGCGGCGGTGAGGCGCCCAGCCAGCTGGAGCCCTTCTACCACTCCCCTGAGGACACGATCGCCCAGAACGTCAGCCTGGAGCGGCTGCAAGTGTCCCTCGAACTGATCGGCTGCGCCCTCTACGACGTGGCGCGCCGCAAGTAG
- a CDS encoding right-handed parallel beta-helix repeat-containing protein, whose product MSLTSPGAYRTVLEALKAPLPSGAPPGRHIMIEPGSYPNTGFRSTSDFVMTAVEGLGSVTLDGRTVGTIEVTGKVTLQGLIVRNWSDKGLALEAAGGTVVAEQCEFMTKGSLALRASKGAHLTLRDCEVQDGAVVYSASSGVMEGTSVIGTSGNSVALRSGSTVTLRSCQVRDAGGDGIWVTEGSRPLIEQCTISDPARAGLWVDHRAEVVLRDCEIRGTRKTAVTALEKGGIVADDCLIAGSEVDALWVATGGSLTARRVRMEAPRRTGVAVDKGTVHLEDCEVVNASDSGMYLAQDANVTVARGRVADSGRAGVELANGAHARLEGMTITGSKLAGVSVGSGSELAVRGCTLAGNHGRGIFTVLGASMEIEDLTNVGNGMPDLLDFEPPAATGQAENQTPAEPVSQAPAEPEPEAAPPVPKKVGGAADVLLAELEAMIGLAGVKREIRILTDLQKVAEQRRLAGLPPGSAMGRHMVFAGPPGTGKTTVARLYGGILAALGVVEKGQVVEVSRADLVSENIGGTALRTTEVFDRARGGVLFIDEAYTLSRKASGTDFGQEAIDTLVKLMEDHRDEVVVIAAGYSAEMREFLAANPGLSSRFSRTVEFENYSPAELVQIVETQADKDGYQLAEDARTALLAHFTSMKRDASFGNGRAARRVFEAAVERQAQRLADMEELPSGEELSRLVAEDLDVDTGLAARFGEARDPDQVGNLLARLAAMTGLDEVKRDIRDLLDLIASARRRRAAGLEAEPFTGHLIFAGPPGTGKTTVARLYGELLTALGVLAQGQVVEAARVDLVGQYVGHTAQKTSEVFEQARGGVLFIDEAYTLSRQAGSGNDFGQEAIDTLVKLMEDHRDEIIVIAAGYTSEMDGFLATNPGLASRFARTLTFRPYEVDGLVSIFLGKAKAADYRIPDSTRQALTTYLAANRDRFREGNGREVDKLFRAAVTAHARRTEQLANTGIELTTEQLATLLPEDISG is encoded by the coding sequence GTGTCACTGACCTCCCCCGGGGCGTATCGGACGGTCCTGGAGGCGCTGAAGGCGCCGCTGCCGTCGGGTGCACCGCCTGGGCGGCACATCATGATCGAGCCGGGCTCGTATCCGAACACGGGGTTCCGCAGTACGAGCGACTTCGTCATGACGGCCGTGGAGGGCCTGGGTTCGGTGACGCTGGACGGTCGTACCGTCGGCACGATCGAGGTCACCGGCAAGGTGACGTTGCAGGGGCTGATCGTCCGGAACTGGAGCGACAAGGGCCTGGCTCTGGAGGCCGCGGGAGGCACCGTCGTCGCGGAGCAGTGCGAGTTCATGACCAAGGGCTCCCTCGCCCTCCGGGCGTCGAAGGGCGCCCACCTCACCTTGCGGGACTGCGAGGTCCAGGACGGCGCGGTCGTGTACAGCGCCTCGTCGGGGGTCATGGAGGGCACCTCCGTTATCGGGACGAGCGGCAACTCGGTGGCGCTCCGCAGCGGCAGTACGGTGACCCTCCGGTCGTGCCAGGTCAGGGACGCGGGCGGGGACGGCATCTGGGTAACCGAGGGGTCGCGTCCGCTGATCGAGCAGTGCACGATCAGCGATCCGGCCCGCGCGGGGCTCTGGGTCGACCATCGCGCGGAGGTTGTGCTCCGCGACTGCGAGATCCGGGGCACGCGCAAAACGGCCGTCACCGCGCTGGAAAAGGGCGGCATCGTCGCGGACGACTGCCTGATCGCGGGCTCGGAAGTCGACGCGCTGTGGGTGGCGACCGGCGGCTCGCTGACCGCGCGGCGGGTCAGGATGGAGGCGCCGCGGCGGACCGGCGTGGCCGTCGACAAGGGCACCGTCCACCTGGAGGACTGCGAGGTCGTCAACGCGTCCGACAGCGGCATGTACCTCGCCCAGGATGCGAACGTCACAGTCGCCCGGGGACGGGTCGCCGACTCGGGGCGGGCGGGCGTCGAACTGGCCAACGGCGCGCACGCCCGGCTGGAAGGAATGACGATCACCGGCAGCAAGCTCGCCGGCGTGAGCGTGGGATCGGGGAGCGAACTCGCCGTCCGCGGCTGCACCTTGGCGGGCAACCACGGCCGCGGCATCTTCACCGTCCTTGGCGCGAGCATGGAGATCGAGGATTTGACGAACGTCGGCAACGGGATGCCGGACCTGTTGGATTTCGAGCCCCCTGCCGCGACCGGTCAGGCAGAGAACCAAACGCCGGCCGAGCCCGTCAGCCAGGCGCCCGCCGAGCCCGAGCCCGAGGCGGCGCCGCCCGTGCCGAAGAAGGTCGGCGGGGCGGCGGACGTGCTGCTGGCCGAGTTGGAGGCGATGATCGGCTTGGCGGGGGTCAAGCGTGAGATCCGCATTCTGACGGATCTGCAGAAGGTGGCTGAGCAGCGGCGGTTGGCGGGCCTGCCGCCGGGTTCGGCGATGGGCCGGCACATGGTGTTCGCGGGTCCGCCCGGGACGGGTAAGACGACGGTGGCGCGGCTGTACGGCGGGATCCTCGCGGCTCTCGGGGTGGTGGAGAAGGGCCAGGTGGTCGAGGTCAGCCGGGCCGATCTGGTGTCGGAGAACATCGGTGGGACGGCGCTGCGCACGACCGAGGTGTTCGACCGGGCTCGCGGCGGTGTGCTGTTCATCGACGAGGCCTACACGCTGTCGCGTAAGGCGTCCGGCACCGACTTCGGGCAGGAGGCCATCGACACCCTGGTCAAGCTGATGGAGGACCACCGCGACGAGGTCGTGGTCATCGCTGCCGGATACTCGGCCGAGATGCGCGAGTTCCTCGCCGCCAACCCGGGCCTCAGCTCGCGGTTCTCCCGGACGGTGGAGTTCGAGAACTACAGCCCAGCCGAACTCGTCCAGATCGTCGAGACCCAGGCCGACAAGGACGGCTACCAGCTCGCCGAGGACGCACGCACCGCGCTCCTGGCGCACTTCACCTCCATGAAGCGCGACGCCTCCTTCGGCAACGGCCGCGCCGCACGCCGCGTCTTCGAAGCGGCGGTGGAACGCCAGGCGCAACGCCTGGCCGACATGGAAGAACTGCCCTCCGGCGAGGAGCTGTCCCGGCTGGTCGCCGAAGACCTCGACGTCGACACGGGCCTGGCCGCCCGGTTCGGGGAGGCCCGCGACCCCGACCAGGTCGGCAACCTGCTGGCGCGGCTGGCGGCGATGACCGGACTGGACGAGGTCAAACGCGACATCCGCGACCTGCTCGACCTGATCGCCTCGGCCCGGCGCCGCCGCGCCGCCGGGCTGGAAGCCGAACCCTTCACCGGCCACCTCATCTTCGCCGGGCCCCCCGGCACCGGCAAAACCACCGTCGCACGCCTCTACGGAGAACTCCTCACCGCCCTGGGCGTCCTCGCCCAAGGCCAGGTCGTGGAGGCGGCACGTGTCGACCTGGTCGGACAATACGTCGGACACACCGCACAGAAGACCAGCGAGGTATTCGAACAGGCCCGCGGCGGCGTGCTGTTCATCGACGAGGCCTACACCCTGTCGCGCCAGGCCGGATCAGGAAACGACTTCGGCCAGGAAGCCATCGACACCCTCGTCAAGCTCATGGAGGACCACCGCGACGAGATCATCGTCATCGCGGCCGGATACACCTCAGAAATGGACGGATTCCTGGCCACCAACCCCGGCCTGGCATCCCGCTTCGCCCGCACCCTGACCTTCCGCCCCTACGAGGTCGACGGCCTGGTCTCGATCTTCCTCGGCAAGGCCAAGGCAGCCGACTACCGCATCCCCGACTCGACCCGCCAAGCCCTCACCACCTACCTGGCGGCCAACCGCGACCGGTTCCGGGAAGGCAACGGACGCGAAGTCGACAAACTCTTCCGAGCCGCCGTGACCGCCCACGCCCGCCGCACCGAACAACTCGCCAACACCGGCATCGAACTCACCACCGAACAACTCGCCACCCTCCTCCCCGAAGACATCAGCGGATAG
- a CDS encoding glycoside hydrolase family 13 protein — MDLSSRPPSPARGVGSPAESSGPGGTRWWRDAVIYQIYVRSFADADGDGIGDLGGIRDRLPYLAALGVDALWITPFYASPMVDGGYDVTDYRSVDPTFGTLADAAGLIGDAHGLGLRVIVDIVPNHTSDQHVWFQEALAAGISGPARERYVFRPGRGAGGELPPNDWESVFGGPAWTRLPDGQWYLHLFAPQQPDLNWEHPDVRAEFDDVLRFWLDLGADGFRIDVAHGMVKAAGLPDVGDAPQSRLLGRGKVPYFDQDGVHDIHRSWRRLLDSYPGERIGVAEAWAPSLERLAGYVRPDELHQVFNFDYMRTGWDAGALRSVIEKSLASTGSVGAPTTWVLSNHDVQRHVTRYGDGELGRRRARAAALLTLALPGSAYVYQGEELGLPEVLDIPVELVTDPQFESIKGSREGCRVPLPWSGDEPPFGFGSGGGWLPSPPEWKSLTVEAQQDDDASMLNLYREALRIRRDHPALGDGELRWLDGPPNCLVFERSGHSDGPGMLCAVNTGDRSVQITARGSLLLSSGPIRTEGQDAILPPDTAAWWSVTPDELPDMVG; from the coding sequence ATGGATCTATCATCGAGGCCTCCTTCACCGGCGCGCGGAGTGGGGAGCCCTGCGGAGTCCTCTGGCCCGGGTGGTACGCGCTGGTGGCGTGACGCGGTCATCTACCAGATCTATGTGCGCAGTTTCGCCGACGCCGACGGTGACGGCATCGGCGACCTGGGCGGCATCCGCGACCGGCTCCCCTACCTGGCCGCGCTCGGCGTGGACGCGTTGTGGATCACGCCGTTCTACGCCTCGCCGATGGTCGACGGCGGCTACGACGTCACGGACTACCGCTCGGTGGATCCGACGTTCGGCACGCTCGCCGACGCCGCCGGCCTGATCGGCGACGCGCACGGACTGGGGCTGCGCGTCATCGTCGACATCGTGCCCAACCACACCTCCGACCAGCACGTCTGGTTCCAGGAGGCGCTGGCCGCCGGGATCTCCGGTCCGGCGCGGGAGCGCTACGTCTTCCGGCCGGGACGAGGGGCCGGCGGCGAACTGCCGCCCAACGACTGGGAGTCGGTCTTCGGCGGTCCCGCCTGGACCCGGCTGCCCGACGGGCAGTGGTACCTGCACCTGTTCGCACCGCAGCAGCCCGACCTGAACTGGGAGCACCCGGACGTGCGGGCCGAGTTCGACGACGTCCTGCGGTTCTGGCTCGACCTGGGGGCCGACGGATTCCGCATCGACGTGGCGCACGGCATGGTCAAGGCGGCCGGGCTGCCCGACGTCGGTGACGCGCCCCAGTCGCGCCTGCTCGGACGCGGCAAGGTGCCGTACTTCGACCAGGACGGGGTGCACGACATCCATCGGAGCTGGCGGCGGCTGCTCGACTCCTACCCCGGAGAGCGGATCGGGGTCGCGGAGGCGTGGGCGCCCTCGCTCGAACGGCTGGCCGGCTACGTACGGCCGGACGAGCTGCACCAGGTGTTCAACTTCGACTACATGCGAACCGGCTGGGACGCCGGCGCGCTGCGCTCGGTGATCGAGAAGTCCCTCGCCTCGACGGGCTCCGTCGGCGCACCCACCACCTGGGTGCTGTCCAACCACGACGTCCAGCGGCATGTCACCCGCTATGGCGACGGCGAGCTCGGACGGCGGCGGGCCCGAGCGGCGGCGCTGCTCACCCTGGCGCTGCCCGGCTCGGCGTACGTGTACCAGGGTGAGGAGCTCGGCCTGCCCGAGGTGCTCGACATCCCGGTCGAGCTGGTGACCGACCCGCAGTTCGAGAGCATCAAGGGCAGCCGTGAGGGGTGCCGGGTCCCGCTGCCGTGGTCCGGCGACGAGCCCCCGTTCGGATTCGGATCGGGCGGCGGCTGGCTGCCGTCGCCGCCCGAGTGGAAGTCGCTCACGGTGGAGGCGCAGCAGGACGACGACGCTTCCATGCTGAACCTCTACCGCGAGGCTCTCCGGATCCGGCGCGACCATCCGGCATTGGGCGACGGTGAGCTGCGCTGGCTGGACGGGCCGCCGAACTGTCTGGTGTTCGAGCGCAGTGGCCATTCCGACGGCCCTGGAATGCTGTGCGCGGTGAACACCGGCGACCGGAGCGTCCAGATCACGGCCCGCGGCTCGCTCCTGCTGAGCAGCGGGCCGATCCGTACGGAAGGGCAGGACGCGATCCTCCCACCCGACACGGCCGCCTGGTGGAGCGTCACGCCCGACGAGCTACCGGACATGGTCGGCTGA